A genomic region of Micromonospora sp. NBC_01796 contains the following coding sequences:
- a CDS encoding GNAT family N-acetyltransferase produces the protein MRETDTAPRLVVSIALPAEADDGDFVASVVDLINRVYADAEKGLWLDGADRTNPAEVTALIRAGELAVARMGGLLVGTARIHRLATGEGEFGMLTASPLHRNLGIGRELVAFAERWARERELPRMQLELLVPQTWTHPDKEFLHGWYTRMGYREVRRSRLDEAYPALLPFLATPCDFVVYHKPL, from the coding sequence ATGCGAGAAACCGACACGGCGCCAAGGTTGGTCGTCTCGATCGCACTCCCGGCCGAGGCCGACGACGGCGACTTCGTCGCGTCGGTCGTCGACCTGATCAACCGGGTGTACGCCGACGCCGAGAAGGGGCTGTGGCTCGACGGCGCCGATCGAACCAACCCGGCCGAGGTGACGGCCCTGATCCGCGCCGGCGAGCTCGCCGTGGCCCGGATGGGCGGCCTCCTCGTCGGCACCGCCCGGATCCATCGTCTCGCCACCGGCGAGGGCGAGTTCGGCATGCTGACCGCGAGTCCGCTCCATCGCAACCTCGGCATCGGCCGCGAACTGGTCGCCTTCGCCGAGCGGTGGGCGCGGGAGCGCGAACTCCCCCGGATGCAGCTCGAACTGCTCGTCCCGCAGACCTGGACGCATCCGGACAAGGAGTTCCTGCACGGCTGGTACACCCGCATGGGCTACCGCGAGGTACGCCGGAGCCGCCTCGACGAGGCCTACCCTGCGCTGCTGCCGTTCCTCGCCACACCGTGCGACTTCGTCGTCTACCACAAGCCCCTCTGA
- a CDS encoding MFS transporter, with the protein MARRSLGRQFGWLWAAYAVSAYGSGLGFGALPLIAVLVLDASPAQVSALAAVGPAVGALIALPLGPWVEFRRKRPVMIAMDLVRFAAMMTIPVAYALGRLGFVQLLVVSVVLAAAKIAFGAAGGAYLKFLVRTDDLVVANARFESTTWSSIAIGPPLGGAAVGLLGPVVTVVADALSYLLSALGITAIRGREEHPRRTDRRRVRAGDLLGGWRYLLAHPGLRALYLNQLLVAGLIMATEPLLAVLLLGELGFPPWQYGLAFAAPCVGGLLGSRLAPRVVARYGQHRVLRVVGTLRAVWLIGLALVQPGVAGLATVIAVELAIIVSMSLYNPVLAAYRLEHTPDDRVARTLSAWSISSGAAIAILSALGGLLAQATSPRTAIAVAGLLILTSPLLLPRRPGPAPRDLVDDQEGARQRGLW; encoded by the coding sequence TTGGCGAGACGATCCCTGGGTCGGCAGTTCGGCTGGTTGTGGGCGGCGTACGCGGTCAGCGCCTACGGCTCCGGGCTGGGGTTCGGCGCGTTGCCGCTGATCGCCGTACTGGTGCTGGACGCCAGCCCGGCCCAGGTCTCCGCGTTGGCCGCGGTGGGGCCGGCAGTGGGTGCGCTGATCGCGTTGCCGCTCGGGCCGTGGGTGGAGTTCCGCCGCAAGCGGCCGGTGATGATCGCGATGGACCTGGTCCGGTTCGCGGCGATGATGACGATCCCCGTCGCGTACGCCCTCGGCCGGCTCGGGTTCGTGCAGTTGCTGGTCGTCTCGGTCGTCCTCGCCGCGGCCAAGATCGCCTTCGGCGCGGCCGGCGGCGCCTACCTCAAGTTCCTCGTCCGGACGGACGACCTCGTCGTGGCCAACGCGAGGTTCGAGTCGACGACCTGGAGCTCCATCGCGATCGGGCCACCGCTGGGCGGGGCGGCGGTCGGCCTGCTCGGGCCGGTGGTCACCGTCGTGGCCGACGCGCTCAGCTACCTGCTCTCCGCGCTGGGCATCACGGCGATCCGCGGTCGAGAAGAGCACCCGCGGCGAACCGACAGGCGTCGGGTCCGGGCCGGTGATCTGCTCGGCGGGTGGCGGTACCTCCTGGCCCATCCCGGTTTGCGGGCGCTGTACCTCAACCAGCTGCTCGTCGCCGGACTGATCATGGCCACCGAGCCGCTGCTGGCCGTGCTGCTGCTCGGCGAGCTCGGCTTCCCACCCTGGCAGTACGGCCTCGCCTTCGCCGCCCCCTGCGTCGGCGGACTCCTCGGATCACGCCTGGCCCCACGTGTCGTGGCCCGGTACGGCCAACACCGCGTCCTTCGTGTCGTCGGCACGCTGCGCGCGGTCTGGCTCATCGGCCTCGCCCTCGTCCAGCCAGGCGTCGCCGGTCTCGCGACGGTGATCGCCGTCGAACTCGCGATCATCGTCAGCATGAGCCTGTACAACCCGGTGCTCGCTGCCTATCGGCTGGAACACACCCCCGACGACCGGGTCGCCCGCACCCTGTCGGCCTGGTCGATCAGCAGCGGCGCGGCCATCGCCATCCTCAGCGCGCTCGGCGGACTGCTCGCGCAAGCCACCAGCCCACGTACGGCCATCGCGGTCGCGGGACTGCTCATCCTCACCAGTCCGCTGCTGCTACCCCGCCGTCCAGGGCCGGCGCCCCGTGACCTCGTCGACGACCAGGAAGGCGCGCGTCAGAGGGGCTTGTGGTAG
- a CDS encoding LysR family transcriptional regulator, which produces MDLDAVRTFVAAADAGQFQDAAAVLSITQQAVSKRIAALEKDLEVRLFTRTARGAQLTIDGQAFLPHARELLRVEARADASVRPGRRALRVDVHSRRTAPAVLLQDFHRTHPQIELDVVTLDADVHAATAAVEAGTIDATFHAVTVPARQLPDAIRTVRVIDEHHELLVGPRHALANARAVTPAQLAAHRIWMPGMAPGTEWAGYYDELAAAFGLTIDVVGPVFGNEALLAEIADSSELATLAGERTRYLWPDSYDLRRIPVRDPAPIYPMSLIWRDDNPHPALGKLRDHLGSRRVDTSDEKVWMPRWAHHPAPTS; this is translated from the coding sequence GTGGATCTCGATGCCGTCCGTACCTTCGTCGCCGCCGCGGATGCCGGCCAGTTCCAGGACGCGGCCGCCGTGCTGTCGATCACCCAGCAGGCCGTGTCCAAGCGCATCGCCGCGCTGGAGAAGGATCTGGAGGTACGGCTGTTCACCCGCACGGCTCGCGGCGCCCAGCTCACGATCGACGGCCAGGCGTTCCTGCCCCATGCCCGGGAACTGCTCCGGGTGGAGGCGCGGGCCGACGCATCCGTACGCCCCGGACGGCGCGCCCTCCGCGTCGACGTCCACAGTCGACGGACCGCACCGGCGGTGCTGCTGCAGGACTTCCACCGTACGCATCCGCAGATCGAGCTGGACGTCGTGACCCTCGACGCCGACGTCCATGCCGCGACCGCCGCCGTCGAGGCGGGGACGATCGACGCCACCTTTCACGCCGTCACCGTTCCCGCGCGCCAACTGCCGGACGCGATCAGGACCGTCCGCGTGATCGACGAACACCACGAGTTACTCGTCGGGCCACGCCACGCTCTCGCCAACGCCCGCGCCGTCACGCCCGCGCAGCTCGCCGCACACCGGATCTGGATGCCCGGCATGGCCCCCGGCACCGAATGGGCCGGCTACTACGACGAACTGGCCGCCGCGTTCGGCCTCACCATCGACGTGGTCGGGCCGGTCTTCGGAAACGAGGCACTGCTGGCCGAGATCGCCGACTCCTCGGAACTGGCTACGTTGGCCGGCGAACGCACGCGCTACCTGTGGCCGGACAGCTACGACCTGCGGCGCATCCCGGTACGCGATCCGGCACCCATCTACCCGATGTCACTGATCTGGCGCGACGACAACCCGCATCCCGCGCTCGGCAAACTTCGCGACCACCTGGGTTCCCGTCGAGTGGACACATCCGACGAGAAGGTGTGGATGCCGAGGTGGGCGCACCACCCGGCCCCGACGTCGTAG
- a CDS encoding M28 family peptidase: MRRKTLITGVALAVFTGMTVTLTAQPVSASPPPSVAGTPAIAPPAASLAAAPDISVTNVQAHLTQFNSIATSNGGNRRAGSAGYTASVAYVKSRLQSAGYTVTEQRCTDCTYPSNNLIAEWPGGPADQVVMFGSHLDGVSAGPGINDNATGSASLLENALVLAQQNPTMTKRVRFAWWTDEEQGLNGSDFYVRSLTTTQRGYIKGYYNFDMVGSTNGGYFINRITSTTAAPLKAYWDSLGLQPEENVEGQGRSDDYSFQQGGIPTSGYAAGASARKTAAQASKWGGTSGSAYDPCYHRACDTTSNVSATVLNRSADGVAYAIWQLATGTGTPTNDFSVAVSPTSGSVARGGSTTATVSTATTAGSAQTVSLSATGAPSGVTVSFSPSSLTSGASATLTVAASASATTGTHTITVTGTGSVTRTATYTVTVTGGGSCSGGQVIGNSGFESGTTPWTATTGVITNSASQPAHGGSYKAWLGGNGTTRTETLTQSVTVPAGCSTYTLSFYLHIDTAETTTSTAYDRLTVQVGSTTLATYSNLNKAAGYQLRTFNAGAYAGQTVTLRFTGTEDSSLQTSFVVDDVTLQAS, translated from the coding sequence ATGAGACGCAAAACGCTGATAACGGGCGTCGCGCTCGCTGTCTTCACCGGGATGACGGTGACGCTCACCGCCCAGCCGGTGTCCGCGTCCCCACCCCCGTCCGTGGCCGGTACGCCCGCGATCGCTCCGCCCGCCGCCTCGCTCGCCGCGGCACCGGACATCTCGGTGACCAACGTCCAGGCGCACCTGACACAGTTCAACAGCATCGCCACCTCGAACGGCGGCAACCGGCGGGCCGGGTCTGCCGGGTACACCGCGTCGGTCGCCTACGTGAAGAGCAGGCTCCAGTCCGCCGGCTACACGGTCACCGAGCAGCGCTGCACGGACTGCACCTACCCGTCGAACAACCTGATCGCCGAGTGGCCGGGCGGACCGGCCGACCAGGTGGTCATGTTCGGTTCCCACCTCGACGGTGTCTCGGCCGGCCCGGGCATCAACGACAACGCCACCGGCTCGGCGTCGCTGCTGGAAAACGCACTGGTACTGGCCCAGCAGAACCCGACCATGACCAAGCGGGTCCGGTTCGCCTGGTGGACCGACGAGGAGCAGGGCCTCAACGGCTCCGACTTCTACGTCCGCTCGCTCACCACGACCCAGCGGGGCTACATCAAGGGGTACTACAACTTCGACATGGTCGGCTCGACCAACGGTGGGTACTTCATCAACCGCATCACCTCGACCACCGCGGCTCCGCTGAAGGCGTACTGGGACTCGCTCGGGCTCCAGCCGGAGGAGAACGTGGAGGGGCAGGGCCGCTCCGACGACTACTCGTTCCAGCAGGGCGGCATCCCCACCTCGGGATACGCGGCCGGCGCCAGCGCCCGCAAGACCGCCGCGCAGGCCAGCAAGTGGGGCGGCACGTCCGGATCGGCGTACGACCCCTGCTACCACCGCGCCTGCGACACCACCAGCAACGTCAGCGCCACCGTCCTCAACCGCAGCGCGGACGGCGTCGCGTACGCGATCTGGCAGCTCGCCACCGGCACCGGCACCCCGACCAACGACTTCTCGGTCGCGGTGAGCCCGACCTCCGGCAGCGTCGCCCGGGGCGGCTCGACCACCGCCACCGTTTCGACGGCCACCACCGCCGGTAGCGCGCAGACGGTCAGCCTGTCCGCCACCGGCGCGCCCTCCGGCGTGACGGTGTCGTTCAGCCCGTCCTCGCTCACCTCCGGCGCGTCCGCCACCCTGACCGTCGCCGCCTCCGCCAGTGCGACCACGGGTACGCACACCATCACGGTCACCGGAACCGGCTCGGTCACCCGCACCGCCACGTACACCGTCACCGTGACCGGTGGCGGCAGTTGCAGCGGCGGGCAGGTCATCGGGAACAGCGGCTTCGAGAGCGGCACCACCCCGTGGACCGCCACCACCGGGGTGATCACCAACTCGGCCAGCCAGCCGGCGCACGGCGGCTCGTACAAGGCGTGGCTCGGTGGCAACGGCACTACCCGTACCGAGACGCTGACCCAGTCGGTGACCGTGCCGGCCGGGTGCTCGACGTACACCCTCTCGTTCTACCTGCACATCGACACCGCCGAGACCACCACGTCCACCGCGTACGACCGGCTCACGGTCCAGGTGGGCAGTACGACCCTGGCCACCTACTCCAACCTGAACAAGGCGGCCGGTTACCAGCTCAGGACGTTCAACGCGGGCGCGTACGCCGGCCAGACCGTCACCCTGAGGTTCACCGGCACCGAGGACTCCTCCCTCCAGACCAGCTTCGTCGTCGACGACGTGACGTTGCAGGCGAGCTGA
- a CDS encoding GNAT family N-acetyltransferase: MQPEDQVDRPEQGPPQQVRIVHLTAPVFRALADGDLAAANAASPVPLSAYFAGPEWRGTWRRRSRQVEEDPASAAWVTGVVWDERQRVAVGRAGYHGPPDPSGMVEIGYAVDPAYRRRGYARAALEFLLERAAHEPRVRTVRVTISPDNVASRTLALQYGFAEVGEQWDDEDGLEVIYEVDAGSR; encoded by the coding sequence GTGCAACCCGAGGATCAGGTCGACCGGCCCGAACAGGGTCCACCGCAGCAGGTGCGCATCGTCCATCTGACGGCGCCGGTGTTCCGTGCGCTGGCCGACGGCGACCTGGCGGCCGCGAACGCGGCGAGCCCGGTGCCCCTCTCGGCGTACTTCGCCGGCCCCGAGTGGCGGGGGACGTGGCGTCGGCGCAGCAGGCAGGTCGAGGAGGATCCGGCCAGCGCGGCGTGGGTCACGGGTGTCGTGTGGGACGAGCGGCAGCGGGTGGCGGTCGGCCGGGCCGGCTACCACGGACCTCCGGACCCGTCGGGAATGGTCGAGATCGGCTACGCGGTCGACCCGGCGTACCGACGACGCGGTTACGCCCGCGCCGCCCTGGAGTTCCTGCTCGAGCGGGCCGCCCACGAACCTCGGGTGCGCACGGTCCGGGTGACGATCAGCCCCGACAACGTCGCCTCTCGGACCCTGGCACTGCAGTACGGCTTCGCCGAGGTCGGCGAGCAGTGGGACGACGAGGACGGCCTGGAGGTCATCTACGAGGTGGACGCCGGGAGCCGCTAG
- a CDS encoding hemerythrin domain-containing protein, translated as MTIPEGPYADTRDMYAVHTAFRREFAALPALVRGVEAGDDERLRVVADHIELVSAVLEAHHRSEDVHLWPKLLERGSEAVAPVVELMEGHHSRIERLNSEAMAALGEWRDRATVGRTEALADLLSRLCEVLYEHMSLEETHILPIAEKCVTAAEWQEMAGGSGARLPAESMPLVFGMVLYEGDQDVIEHILSGLPPAVRTMLEKQGTRDFAAHSQRVHGTPTPRRSGPLSSTQR; from the coding sequence GTGACGATTCCCGAAGGCCCGTACGCCGACACCCGCGACATGTACGCGGTTCACACAGCGTTTCGACGTGAGTTCGCGGCGCTTCCGGCGCTTGTCCGAGGCGTCGAAGCGGGAGATGACGAGCGGTTGCGTGTTGTCGCCGACCACATAGAGCTCGTGAGCGCTGTGCTGGAGGCGCATCACCGCAGCGAGGACGTGCACCTGTGGCCCAAGCTGCTGGAGCGCGGCTCCGAAGCAGTCGCTCCGGTTGTCGAGCTGATGGAAGGGCACCACAGCCGCATAGAGCGCTTGAACAGCGAGGCCATGGCGGCACTGGGCGAGTGGCGTGACCGCGCGACCGTCGGGCGAACCGAGGCTCTGGCCGATCTGCTGAGCCGGCTGTGTGAAGTTCTCTACGAGCACATGAGCCTGGAGGAGACGCACATCCTGCCGATCGCGGAGAAGTGCGTCACGGCGGCGGAGTGGCAGGAGATGGCCGGCGGATCGGGCGCGAGGTTGCCGGCCGAGAGCATGCCGCTGGTCTTCGGGATGGTGTTGTACGAAGGGGACCAGGACGTGATCGAGCACATTCTCTCAGGGCTGCCGCCAGCGGTGCGTACCATGCTGGAGAAGCAGGGCACCAGGGATTTCGCGGCCCATTCCCAGCGAGTCCACGGCACCCCCACCCCGCGCCGCAGCGGGCCGCTGAGCTCCACCCAACGATGA
- a CDS encoding TetR/AcrR family transcriptional regulator, with protein sequence MRKVTVPVSHQNQRAQSTPDRLISAVEELLGQRGDLDPSLREITAAAGANVAAVNYHFGSKDALVTAVIERALAEHARQQLIALRAVDANPNGDVEDVVRAWISPSVLAADGGTTLIPRIAARVVSGSSPELRELATSTHADTYTLFFTLLAHRLPALSTEELVFRITLAATAVAGMIVGTFDRSAIAGNPPVPRGENTLDRSVGFIVAGLGAPPTPPPRG encoded by the coding sequence ATGAGGAAGGTCACAGTGCCGGTATCACACCAGAACCAGCGGGCCCAGAGCACTCCTGATCGGCTCATCAGCGCGGTCGAAGAGCTACTCGGCCAGCGCGGCGACCTCGACCCTTCGCTGCGCGAGATCACGGCCGCCGCCGGGGCCAACGTCGCCGCGGTCAACTACCACTTCGGTTCCAAGGACGCGCTCGTGACGGCCGTGATCGAACGCGCCCTCGCCGAACACGCCCGTCAGCAACTGATCGCACTACGAGCTGTCGACGCCAACCCGAACGGCGACGTGGAGGATGTTGTCCGGGCATGGATCAGCCCGTCCGTCCTCGCGGCCGACGGCGGCACCACCCTGATCCCCCGAATCGCCGCACGCGTGGTCAGCGGCAGTTCGCCCGAGCTGCGCGAACTCGCAACGAGCACCCATGCCGACACCTACACCCTCTTCTTTACGCTGCTTGCACATCGATTGCCGGCACTCTCGACCGAAGAACTGGTCTTTCGGATCACCCTGGCCGCCACCGCCGTGGCAGGCATGATCGTCGGTACGTTCGATCGCTCCGCCATCGCCGGCAACCCACCGGTCCCTCGGGGCGAGAACACGCTCGACCGATCAGTCGGCTTCATCGTTGCCGGACTCGGCGCCCCGCCCACTCCGCCTCCGCGCGGCTAG